The proteins below are encoded in one region of Deinococcus aquaedulcis:
- a CDS encoding dipeptide epimerase, translating into MARVSLGWETLELHTAQPFGIARWTHSVYPRTFVTFTQDGVMGQGEAAPNAFYGETRATVEGVLPLLSGALEDPWDWDGLGARLAALMPQGHPSAKCALEMAAVDWCARAVGRPAWQLLGLSPLPLPESSYTVGIAPLDDMRRQAREAVGRGHGVLKVKLGTDHDEAIVQALREEAPGVALRVDANAAWTRPQARRMLDVLSAARVELVEQPLAAGDLEGHAALRGVSAVPLVADESLHHVGDVLALARAFDGVNLKLAKLGGPLQALRALRLARAAGLQVMMGCMIESSLGIAAAAALAGACDWADLDGALLLADDPFEGLVWQAGHLQRPTGAGWGVTRR; encoded by the coding sequence GTGGCCCGGGTGAGCCTAGGCTGGGAGACGCTGGAGCTGCACACTGCGCAGCCCTTTGGCATTGCCCGCTGGACGCACAGTGTGTATCCGCGCACCTTCGTGACCTTCACGCAAGACGGCGTGATGGGCCAGGGCGAGGCGGCCCCGAATGCCTTTTACGGCGAGACGCGCGCCACGGTAGAGGGCGTGCTGCCGCTGCTTTCGGGGGCCCTGGAGGACCCCTGGGACTGGGACGGGCTGGGCGCGCGCCTCGCCGCACTGATGCCGCAGGGGCACCCCAGCGCCAAGTGCGCTCTGGAGATGGCAGCGGTGGACTGGTGCGCGCGCGCCGTGGGCCGCCCGGCGTGGCAACTGCTGGGCCTGAGCCCGCTGCCACTGCCGGAAAGCAGCTACACGGTGGGCATCGCCCCGCTGGACGACATGCGCCGGCAGGCCCGCGAGGCTGTAGGCCGGGGCCACGGCGTGCTGAAGGTGAAGCTGGGTACCGACCACGACGAGGCGATTGTTCAGGCCCTGCGCGAGGAAGCGCCTGGGGTGGCCCTGCGGGTGGACGCCAACGCCGCCTGGACCCGCCCCCAGGCCCGGCGGATGCTGGACGTGCTCTCTGCCGCGCGCGTCGAATTGGTGGAGCAGCCCCTGGCGGCCGGCGATCTCGAGGGGCATGCGGCCCTGCGTGGGGTCTCAGCGGTGCCCCTCGTGGCGGATGAAAGTCTGCACCATGTGGGGGACGTGCTGGCCCTGGCGCGCGCCTTTGACGGCGTGAACCTGAAGCTGGCCAAGCTGGGCGGGCCGCTGCAGGCCCTGCGCGCCTTGCGGCTGGCGCGCGCGGCGGGGTTGCAGGTGATGATGGGCTGCATGATTGAAAGCAGCCTGGGCATTGCGGCGGCGGCGGCCCTGGCGGGCGCGTGCGACTGGGCCGACCTGGACGGCGCCCTGCTTTTGGCCGACGATCCATTTGAGGGACTGGTGTGGCAGGCGGGGCACTTGCAGCGGCCCACAGGCGCCGGCTGGGGCGTGACGCGGCGGTGA
- a CDS encoding histidine phosphatase family protein, whose amino-acid sequence MHLWLIRHGETHGNQAGILRGAASAGDELSERGHAQAQALAGRLAAASPRPQAVYASTYRRAQQTAEPLARALGLPVQVRPDLQEVDCGDWAGRPYADLKTAVHDLRLPGGGLGFRGGETFEQIAARFVQALEGLPQDQEAAVVSHGGILRIGLAALLGRDIEEVWMQGELVLGNTDYVLLEKLNGEWSLQSNRRDENFTI is encoded by the coding sequence ATGCACCTGTGGCTCATCCGGCACGGCGAAACCCACGGCAATCAGGCCGGCATTCTGCGCGGCGCGGCGAGCGCGGGCGACGAACTCAGCGAGCGGGGCCACGCCCAGGCGCAGGCGCTGGCCGGGCGCCTTGCCGCCGCATCTCCACGCCCCCAGGCCGTGTACGCCAGCACCTACCGCCGCGCCCAGCAAACAGCCGAGCCTCTGGCGCGCGCACTGGGCTTGCCTGTGCAGGTGCGCCCCGACCTGCAGGAGGTGGACTGCGGCGACTGGGCTGGCCGCCCCTACGCCGACTTGAAAACCGCTGTCCACGACCTGCGCCTGCCCGGCGGCGGGCTGGGCTTTCGCGGCGGCGAGACGTTCGAGCAAATTGCCGCGCGCTTTGTGCAGGCTCTGGAGGGGTTGCCCCAGGACCAGGAGGCCGCTGTGGTCTCGCACGGCGGCATCCTGCGCATTGGCCTGGCCGCGTTGCTGGGCCGGGATATCGAGGAGGTCTGGATGCAGGGCGAACTGGTGCTGGGTAATACGGACTATGTGCTTCTGGAGAAGCTCAACGGCGAATGGAGCCTTCAAAGCAACCGACGAGACGAAAATTTCACGATCTGA
- a CDS encoding Gfo/Idh/MocA family protein, producing MSLRIALIGCGNRGADVYGRLLQAQGARITHLVEPRAARLAEVAARHGVEPEAQFVHWDAFFARGRVADAVVIATPDDAHVGPCLQALALGYDVLLEKPVCLHEHELALLLQAEAASAGRVTVCHVLRATPFFQAVQGVLDGGALGQLVGIQHAENVAHWHYAHSYVRGNWRATPPAAPFLLAKSSHDLDLLRAFAGARPLRVSSEGGLHHFRPDQAPPGAADRCVVCPVVGCPSDARRIYLDRDPGIWPVTVLTAGGQALEDALAQGPYGECVYLGHNNQPDHQAVTVVFEGGVTAQLTVSAFTHNNTRTLKLLGTHGELRGHMERGELELHDFRSSAVTHWTVDTAGIHGGGDLGLVQAWLAFLRGAAPPPTPLAQSLDSHRMAFAAERARVEGRVVELE from the coding sequence GTGAGCCTGCGTATCGCTCTTATCGGCTGCGGGAACCGGGGCGCGGACGTTTACGGGCGTTTACTGCAGGCCCAGGGCGCGCGGATCACCCACCTGGTCGAACCGCGCGCCGCACGCCTGGCCGAGGTGGCGGCGCGGCATGGGGTGGAACCAGAGGCGCAATTTGTCCACTGGGACGCCTTCTTCGCCCGGGGGCGGGTGGCCGACGCGGTGGTGATCGCCACCCCTGACGACGCGCATGTGGGGCCCTGTCTGCAGGCGCTGGCCCTGGGCTACGACGTGCTGCTGGAAAAGCCGGTCTGCCTGCACGAGCACGAACTGGCGTTGCTGCTCCAGGCCGAGGCGGCGTCGGCCGGGCGGGTCACGGTGTGCCATGTGTTGCGCGCCACGCCGTTTTTTCAGGCGGTGCAGGGGGTGCTGGACGGGGGCGCCCTGGGGCAGCTGGTGGGGATTCAGCACGCGGAGAACGTGGCGCACTGGCATTACGCGCATTCGTATGTGCGGGGCAACTGGCGCGCCACGCCGCCCGCCGCACCGTTCCTGCTGGCCAAGAGCAGCCACGACCTGGATCTGCTGCGCGCGTTTGCGGGTGCCCGGCCGCTGCGGGTCAGTAGCGAAGGCGGGCTGCACCACTTCCGCCCGGATCAGGCGCCACCCGGCGCCGCTGACCGCTGCGTGGTGTGCCCGGTGGTGGGCTGTCCCTCGGATGCCCGCCGGATTTATCTGGACCGTGATCCAGGGATCTGGCCGGTTACTGTGCTCACGGCCGGGGGGCAGGCGCTGGAGGACGCCCTGGCGCAGGGACCCTACGGCGAATGCGTGTACCTGGGCCACAACAACCAGCCGGACCATCAGGCGGTGACCGTGGTCTTCGAGGGTGGCGTGACCGCGCAGCTGACAGTGAGTGCGTTTACCCACAACAACACGCGCACGCTGAAGCTGCTGGGCACCCACGGCGAACTGCGCGGCCATATGGAACGCGGTGAGCTGGAGCTGCACGACTTTCGGAGCAGCGCAGTGACCCACTGGACAGTAGACACAGCAGGTATCCACGGCGGCGGTGACCTGGGCCTGGTGCAGGCGTGGCTGGCCTTCCTGCGCGGGGCGGCCCCTCCCCCAACGCCGCTGGCGCAGTCGCTGGATTCGCACCGGATGGCGTTTGCGGCCGAGCGGGCGAGGGTGGAAGGTCGCGTGGTGGAGTTGGAGTGA